Proteins found in one Candidatus Omnitrophota bacterium genomic segment:
- a CDS encoding Gfo/Idh/MocA family oxidoreductase translates to MEITMNVGIIGCGVIGKKRALGLGQHKLLLAVDSDIKRAETLAALKSQVQVSTDFHDAITDPRIDIIIISTTNDMLSPIALMAAEAGKHILVEKPAARNFKEVESVIKAAKKKKVMVKVGFNLRYHPAVKKAREIIDSGKIGELMFMRGRYGHGGRLGYEKEWRANFKISGGGELIDQGVHLIDLA, encoded by the coding sequence ATGGAAATCACTATGAACGTTGGAATTATCGGTTGCGGTGTGATTGGTAAGAAACGGGCGCTTGGTCTTGGCCAGCATAAACTTTTGCTGGCCGTTGATTCTGATATTAAGCGCGCAGAAACCCTGGCGGCTTTAAAAAGCCAAGTGCAGGTTTCTACTGATTTTCATGATGCAATAACGGACCCCCGCATTGATATTATTATCATTTCTACAACTAATGATATGCTCTCTCCGATAGCCCTTATGGCAGCAGAGGCCGGTAAGCATATATTGGTTGAGAAGCCGGCAGCTAGAAATTTTAAAGAGGTAGAAAGCGTCATAAAAGCCGCTAAGAAGAAGAAAGTTATGGTTAAAGTGGGTTTTAACCTACGCTATCATCCGGCGGTGAAAAAAGCCAGGGAAATCATAGATTCTGGTAAGATAGGTGAACTCATGTTTATGCGCGGCCGTTACGGCCACGGAGGCAGATTAGGCTACGAAAAAGAATGGAGGGCTAATTTTAAGATCTCCGGTGGAGGGGAATTGATCGACCAGGGAGTACACCTGATTGATCTTGCGC